A stretch of the Mycobacteroides immunogenum genome encodes the following:
- a CDS encoding FAD-binding oxidoreductase, with amino-acid sequence MPIALGSAHAEGVDRLLRSYRAIPTTATVRLAKPTSNLFRTRAKSTTPGLDTSGLTGVIDVDTVNRTADVAGMCTYEDLVAATLAHGLSPLVVPQLKTITLGGAVTGLGIESASFRNGLPHESVLEMDILTGSGEIVTAAPDRHPDLYRGFPNSYGTLGYSVRLRIELEPVEQFVALRHIRFHDLAELVAAMETIAGSASYQGEPVDYLDGVVFSPDESYLSLGTRTAVPGPVSDYTGQRVYYRSIQHPHGISNDRLTIHDYLWRWDTDWFWCSRAFGAQNPRIRRLWPRKYRRSSVYWKLIGLDQRYDIADRIERFNGRPARERVVQDVEVPISRTEEFVRWFLDEIPIEPVWLCPLRLRDNAGWPLYPIRPGQTYVNIGFWSSVPAGSEEGATNRLIEHKVSELGGHKSLYSESFYTRDEFESLYGGEHYRTLKKTYDPDNRLLDLYAKAVRRQ; translated from the coding sequence GTGCCTATCGCATTGGGATCGGCGCACGCCGAGGGAGTGGACCGGCTACTGCGAAGTTACCGGGCCATACCCACGACGGCGACTGTCCGTTTGGCTAAGCCCACGTCAAATCTGTTCCGTACGAGGGCAAAGTCGACTACACCGGGCCTGGATACCTCGGGGCTCACCGGTGTCATCGACGTGGACACCGTCAACAGGACGGCCGACGTGGCCGGTATGTGCACGTACGAAGACCTGGTCGCGGCCACACTTGCGCACGGGCTCTCACCCTTGGTGGTGCCGCAGCTCAAGACCATCACCCTGGGCGGGGCGGTAACCGGGCTGGGTATCGAATCAGCATCCTTCCGCAACGGACTTCCGCACGAGTCCGTTCTCGAAATGGACATCCTCACCGGCTCCGGTGAGATCGTCACCGCGGCACCAGATCGTCATCCGGACCTGTACCGCGGATTCCCCAACTCATACGGCACGCTCGGCTACTCGGTGCGACTGCGCATCGAACTCGAACCCGTTGAACAGTTCGTTGCCCTGCGGCACATCCGCTTCCATGACCTCGCCGAGCTGGTGGCCGCCATGGAGACGATCGCGGGCTCGGCTTCCTACCAGGGCGAACCCGTCGACTATCTGGATGGGGTGGTGTTCAGCCCCGATGAGTCCTACCTGTCCCTGGGTACCCGAACTGCGGTTCCGGGCCCGGTGAGCGACTATACCGGGCAGCGCGTCTACTACCGATCCATCCAACATCCGCATGGAATCAGCAACGACCGGCTGACAATTCACGATTACCTGTGGCGCTGGGACACCGACTGGTTCTGGTGTTCCAGGGCATTCGGTGCGCAGAACCCGCGCATCCGCCGGCTGTGGCCGCGAAAGTACCGGCGCAGCAGCGTGTACTGGAAGCTGATCGGCCTGGATCAACGCTATGACATCGCCGACCGTATCGAGAGGTTTAACGGGCGCCCGGCCCGGGAACGTGTGGTGCAGGACGTCGAGGTGCCGATTTCACGCACCGAGGAGTTCGTACGCTGGTTCCTCGATGAAATACCGATCGAGCCGGTATGGCTGTGTCCGTTGCGGTTACGCGACAACGCGGGGTGGCCCCTGTATCCGATACGGCCGGGACAGACGTACGTCAATATCGGATTCTGGTCCTCGGTGCCTGCCGGCTCCGAAGAGGGAGCGACCAACCGGCTCATCGAACACAAGGTGAGCGAGCTGGGCGGGCACAAATCGCTGTATTCCGAATCCTTCTATACACGTGATGAATTCGAATCGCTGTACGGCGGCGAGCACTATCGGACGTTGAAGAAGACGTACGACCCGGATAACCGATTGCTGGATCTTTACGCGAAGGCGGTGCGGCGACAATGA
- a CDS encoding HNH endonuclease signature motif containing protein — MSSIGVLEVAVDAFCAESIEDLTAAEALAVLARLEVVSRRLASRGLGLIPAVTGQASPVELGGTSFPDVLSRRLHIGKGAARRRIADAEQLAPRRAITGEQLAPVLPNVAVALERGDIGEEHVRIIRQFFDRLPVVVDAPTREAAEAQLAVMATQFGPEALRVGADRMMALLNPDGQFSDVDRARRRGVSIGPQGFDGMSAISGLLDPETRAYLDAVFSKLAAPGMCNPNDQSPLVDGEPAPEAAERDTRSSAQRHHDALRAALRSTLASAELGSHHGLPVTVVITTTLKELEDGAGIAMTGAGTRLPMRDLIRMATHAHHYLAIFDDNGRALYLGRSKRIATPEQRLVLHARDRGCTHPGCHVPGYLCEVHHITEWAHGGPTDIDNLTFACGPHHRLLGHGWNTRKRPDGTTEWIPPPQLMLGEERQLTPSY; from the coding sequence ATGAGTTCGATCGGGGTGTTGGAGGTGGCGGTTGATGCCTTCTGCGCTGAGTCGATCGAGGACCTGACGGCCGCTGAAGCCTTGGCGGTGTTGGCGCGCCTGGAGGTGGTGTCGCGCCGGTTAGCGTCGCGGGGGCTGGGTTTGATCCCCGCCGTGACCGGGCAAGCCTCCCCGGTGGAACTTGGGGGCACGTCGTTTCCGGATGTGTTGTCGCGGCGGTTGCATATTGGTAAGGGGGCGGCGCGGCGCCGGATCGCCGATGCCGAGCAGCTGGCGCCGCGGCGCGCGATCACCGGTGAGCAGCTGGCGCCGGTGTTGCCGAATGTGGCCGTGGCCCTTGAACGCGGCGATATCGGTGAGGAACATGTCCGGATCATCCGGCAGTTCTTCGATCGGCTCCCGGTAGTGGTCGATGCCCCCACACGGGAGGCGGCCGAAGCACAGCTGGCGGTGATGGCCACCCAGTTTGGGCCCGAGGCGCTGCGCGTCGGTGCCGACCGCATGATGGCCCTACTGAACCCGGACGGGCAGTTTTCTGATGTGGATCGGGCGCGCCGGCGCGGGGTGAGTATCGGGCCGCAGGGTTTTGATGGCATGTCAGCCATTAGTGGCTTGTTGGATCCAGAGACCCGCGCCTACCTGGATGCGGTGTTCTCCAAACTCGCCGCCCCCGGCATGTGCAACCCGAACGATCAAAGCCCCCTAGTCGACGGTGAACCAGCCCCCGAGGCCGCTGAACGCGACACCCGCAGCAGTGCGCAACGCCACCACGACGCCCTACGCGCAGCCCTGCGCTCCACCCTGGCCAGCGCAGAGCTGGGTTCACACCACGGACTACCCGTCACCGTCGTCATCACCACCACACTCAAAGAGTTGGAAGACGGCGCCGGAATCGCGATGACGGGCGCGGGCACCCGCCTGCCGATGCGCGACCTGATCCGGATGGCCACCCACGCCCACCACTACCTAGCGATCTTCGATGACAACGGCCGCGCCCTGTACCTCGGACGTTCAAAACGCATCGCCACCCCCGAACAGCGCCTCGTGCTCCACGCCCGCGACCGCGGCTGCACCCACCCCGGCTGCCATGTGCCCGGATACCTCTGCGAAGTCCACCACATCACTGAATGGGCCCACGGCGGCCCCACGGACATCGACAACCTCACCTTCGCCTGCGGCCCCCACCACCGCCTCCTGGGCCACGGCTGGAACACCCGAAAACGACCAGATGGGACCACCGAATGGATACCTCCACCGCAGTTGATGCTGGGGGAGGAAAGACAGCTGACCCCGTCCTATTAG
- a CDS encoding TetR/AcrR family transcriptional regulator: MVMSSDSASPSAATDQPSTQRGRSTRRALMDAAREVISRVGYPETRVVDITTEAGKSVGVFYNYFTDKAELLRTMVDEFRDDAYRRGDTVASSDRAPHDVIRDIVTVYWTTYREHAPVLSGVFQAAQIDPTFVDYWRNLRAPARTMIANNIRHLQTREYCPGMDPDITASAIGAMMDYFCYVWLVEGGERGRSSVTDEEAIDTLARIWFNALWWKSEGAHGTT, from the coding sequence GTGGTGATGTCCAGCGATTCAGCGAGCCCGTCCGCTGCCACCGATCAGCCCTCGACCCAACGCGGCCGCAGCACCCGCCGGGCCTTGATGGACGCCGCGCGCGAGGTGATCTCCCGCGTGGGATACCCCGAGACCCGGGTCGTGGACATCACGACCGAAGCGGGGAAGTCGGTCGGGGTCTTCTACAACTACTTCACCGACAAGGCCGAGCTGCTACGCACCATGGTCGACGAGTTCCGTGACGACGCCTACCGGCGCGGGGACACCGTCGCATCCAGCGATCGGGCGCCGCACGACGTCATCAGAGATATCGTCACGGTGTACTGGACCACCTATCGCGAGCACGCACCGGTTCTCTCCGGGGTGTTCCAGGCCGCACAGATCGACCCCACGTTCGTGGACTACTGGCGCAACCTACGCGCCCCGGCGCGCACGATGATCGCCAACAACATCCGGCATCTGCAAACGCGCGAATACTGCCCCGGCATGGATCCCGACATCACCGCCTCGGCGATCGGGGCCATGATGGACTACTTCTGTTACGTCTGGCTGGTCGAGGGCGGCGAAAGAGGGCGCAGCTCGGTGACCGACGAGGAGGCCATCGACACACTGGCCCGCATCTGGTTCAACGCGCTGTGGTGGAAATCCGAAGGCGCACATGGCACCACCTGA
- a CDS encoding DNA polymerase III subunits gamma/tau: MALYRKYRPATFAEVVGQEHVTGPLTTALDAGRINHAYLFSGPRGCGKTSSARILARSLNCVQGPTSTPCGTCDSCVALAPNGSGNVDVIELDAASHGGVDDTRELRDRAFYAPAQSRYRIFIIDEAHMVTTAGFNALLKIVEEPPEHLIFVFATTEPEKVLPTIRSRTHHYPFRLLAPKTMRTLVEGICAQENVAVDDPVYPLVIRAGAGSPRDTLSVLDQLLAGADEERVTYQRALSLLGVTDIALIDDAVDALAAGDGAAVFGAIEGVMDAGHDPRRFGTDLLERFRDLIVLQAVPDAVERGVVDAPQDVLERMREQAERIGPATLTRYAEVLHAGLGEMRGATAPRLLLEVACARLLLPSATDAESAVLQRVERIEKRLDMSVPEAGGAGEAPRFVRKSQAAAAPAAEATAPPAPVPAPEPPTPTPAPPAPAPAPTPAPPVPTPEPPAPQPEPESEPAPEPAPVPPTPEPEPIAVPEPEPEPIAVSEPEPEPAPRQPGALDTTSVRNAWAEIRSKVRDRSRTTEVMLSGATVRAIEGNTLVLSHDSPPLAKRITESRNAEVIREALRDALGVNWEIRCDVGSAEAATPSAASRPAKAAPRVVTRPSRPTPEPEPVPEPEPEPPSPEDEEEQMLAEAGQSEAGPRRDPEEVALELLQNELGARKIDPS; encoded by the coding sequence GTGGCCCTGTACCGCAAGTATCGCCCGGCGACTTTCGCCGAAGTCGTCGGCCAGGAGCATGTCACCGGACCGTTGACCACTGCCCTTGATGCCGGCCGGATCAACCACGCCTATCTGTTCTCCGGACCCCGCGGCTGCGGCAAGACGTCCTCGGCCCGCATCCTGGCGCGCTCCCTGAACTGCGTGCAGGGACCCACCTCGACGCCGTGTGGAACGTGCGATTCGTGTGTCGCACTGGCACCCAATGGTTCGGGCAACGTCGATGTCATCGAGCTCGACGCCGCCAGCCATGGTGGCGTTGACGACACCCGTGAGCTACGCGACCGTGCCTTCTATGCGCCCGCTCAATCGCGCTACCGCATCTTCATCATCGACGAAGCGCACATGGTCACCACGGCGGGTTTCAACGCGCTGCTCAAGATCGTCGAGGAGCCGCCGGAGCATCTGATTTTCGTGTTCGCCACCACTGAGCCCGAGAAGGTGCTGCCCACCATCCGGTCGCGTACTCACCACTACCCGTTCCGGCTGCTGGCGCCCAAGACGATGCGCACGCTCGTGGAGGGCATCTGCGCGCAGGAGAACGTAGCCGTCGACGATCCGGTGTATCCACTGGTGATCCGGGCCGGTGCCGGGTCCCCGCGTGACACGCTGTCGGTGCTTGATCAGCTTCTTGCCGGCGCCGACGAAGAACGTGTCACCTATCAGCGGGCACTTTCGCTCTTGGGTGTCACCGATATCGCGCTGATTGACGACGCGGTGGACGCGCTGGCGGCAGGGGATGGCGCCGCGGTGTTCGGGGCCATCGAGGGGGTGATGGATGCCGGACACGATCCGCGCCGTTTCGGCACCGACCTGCTGGAGCGTTTCCGCGATCTGATTGTGCTGCAGGCTGTTCCGGATGCGGTGGAGCGTGGCGTGGTCGACGCGCCGCAGGATGTGCTCGAGCGCATGCGCGAACAGGCCGAGCGCATCGGGCCCGCTACGTTGACCCGGTATGCCGAGGTGCTGCATGCGGGGCTGGGGGAGATGCGTGGTGCGACGGCGCCGCGACTGCTGCTGGAAGTGGCCTGCGCCAGGCTGCTGCTGCCCTCGGCCACCGATGCCGAATCGGCTGTGCTGCAACGTGTGGAGCGTATCGAGAAGCGCCTGGACATGTCGGTACCGGAGGCCGGCGGCGCTGGGGAGGCGCCGCGTTTTGTCCGTAAGTCTCAGGCGGCTGCGGCCCCGGCTGCCGAAGCTACGGCACCGCCCGCTCCGGTTCCGGCGCCCGAACCCCCCACGCCGACGCCAGCGCCCCCGGCACCGGCACCTGCGCCGACCCCTGCACCACCCGTGCCGACGCCTGAGCCCCCTGCGCCTCAGCCAGAGCCAGAGTCTGAGCCCGCTCCGGAACCGGCACCAGTGCCTCCCACGCCTGAGCCGGAGCCCATCGCGGTCCCCGAGCCTGAGCCGGAACCCATTGCGGTCTCGGAACCTGAGCCTGAGCCCGCCCCGCGTCAGCCCGGTGCTCTCGATACCACTTCCGTGCGCAATGCCTGGGCGGAGATCCGCTCCAAGGTTCGCGACCGGAGCCGCACCACCGAGGTCATGCTGTCGGGTGCCACCGTGCGCGCCATCGAGGGCAACACCCTTGTGTTGTCCCATGATTCGCCGCCATTGGCCAAGCGCATCACCGAGTCGCGCAACGCCGAGGTTATTCGTGAGGCGTTGCGGGATGCCCTCGGTGTGAATTGGGAGATCCGCTGTGATGTAGGCAGTGCCGAGGCGGCGACACCGTCAGCGGCCTCGCGTCCTGCCAAGGCCGCCCCGCGGGTGGTGACCAGGCCTAGCCGCCCAACGCCCGAACCCGAGCCTGTTCCCGAACCGGAGCCCGAGCCGCCGTCACCCGAGGACGAGGAAGAGCAGATGCTCGCCGAGGCCGGGCAGAGTGAGGCGGGGCCACGGCGAGATCCCGAAGAGGTTGCGCTGGAACTACTTCAGAACGAGCTGGGCGCGCGCAAGATCGATCCCAGCTAG
- a CDS encoding aminotransferase class I/II-fold pyridoxal phosphate-dependent enzyme: MSFLSLGSDELAAQHRLQQENYSQLKAKGLSLDLTRGKPAPQQLDLSNGLLALPGEGDYLDGNGTDTRNYGGGNGLPELRAIFGELLGIPAPNLIAANNASLSLMHDVIVYSLLHGNVDSPRPWSQESTLKFLCPAPGYDRHFAITESFGIEMIPVPLREDGPDVDLIEELVASDPAIKGMWTVPVFSNPTGTVYSWEVTRRLAQMHTAAPDFRLFWDNAYAVHTLTHDFVRNVDLLGLAETAGHPNRPLIFASTSKITFAGAGVSFMGGSLANIAWYLQHAGKRSIGPDKVNQLRHLRFFGDAEGVKLHMQKHQQILAPKFELALEILDDRLSESKIASWSEPKGGYFISLDVLDGTAKRTVALAKEAGIALTEAGATFPYRNDPDDKNIRLAPTFPPLETVGAAVDGLATCALLAATEKLLERGA, encoded by the coding sequence GTGTCATTCCTGTCGCTCGGTTCCGACGAACTCGCAGCTCAGCATCGCTTGCAACAGGAGAACTACAGTCAGCTCAAGGCCAAGGGTCTGTCACTGGATCTCACCCGAGGCAAGCCTGCGCCCCAGCAGCTTGACCTGTCCAACGGTCTGCTCGCGCTGCCTGGTGAGGGCGACTACCTCGACGGCAATGGCACCGATACGCGCAACTACGGCGGCGGCAACGGACTCCCCGAGCTGCGTGCCATCTTTGGTGAGCTACTCGGCATTCCCGCGCCCAACCTGATCGCGGCCAACAACGCCAGCCTCTCGTTGATGCACGACGTGATCGTGTACTCGCTGCTGCACGGCAACGTCGACTCGCCGCGCCCTTGGAGCCAAGAGTCAACACTCAAGTTCTTATGCCCAGCCCCCGGCTACGACCGGCATTTCGCGATCACTGAATCCTTCGGTATCGAGATGATCCCGGTTCCGCTGCGCGAGGACGGTCCCGATGTCGACCTCATCGAGGAACTTGTCGCCTCCGACCCGGCCATCAAGGGCATGTGGACCGTGCCGGTCTTTTCCAACCCGACGGGCACCGTCTACTCCTGGGAGGTGACCCGTCGCCTGGCCCAGATGCACACGGCGGCACCAGACTTCCGGTTGTTCTGGGACAACGCCTACGCCGTGCACACGCTTACGCACGATTTCGTCCGGAATGTGGATCTGCTGGGTCTCGCCGAGACGGCTGGGCATCCCAACCGCCCGTTGATCTTTGCGTCTACCTCCAAGATCACCTTCGCCGGTGCGGGCGTCAGCTTCATGGGCGGCTCGCTGGCCAACATCGCGTGGTATCTGCAGCACGCGGGCAAGCGCAGCATTGGGCCCGACAAGGTCAACCAGCTTCGGCACCTGCGCTTCTTCGGTGACGCTGAGGGCGTGAAGCTGCACATGCAGAAGCATCAGCAGATCCTGGCACCCAAATTTGAACTGGCGCTTGAGATCCTGGACGACCGGTTGAGCGAGAGCAAGATCGCGTCGTGGAGTGAGCCCAAGGGCGGATACTTCATCAGCCTCGATGTGCTCGACGGCACTGCCAAGCGCACCGTCGCGCTGGCAAAGGAAGCAGGCATTGCGCTCACGGAGGCGGGCGCGACATTCCCGTATCGAAATGACCCGGATGACAAGAACATTCGGCTGGCGCCCACTTTCCCGCCGCTAGAGACCGTCGGCGCCGCCGTCGACGGACTCGCGACGTGCGCACTGCTGGCGGCGACCGAAAAGCTCTTGGAGCGCGGCGCCTAG
- the eno gene encoding phosphopyruvate hydratase: MTGTQISGVHARRVWDSRGRPTVEAELRLGDGSVGRAIAPAGASRGSGEATDLRDGGPAFAGYDVTGAVSAARGLAQHLVGVDATDQQAVDAALSAADSSAEFAAIGGNTAVAISMAAAHAAAASHGIPLWRYLIGDRQAAMPLPEIQVIGGGAHAARRTDVQDFMVVPAAADSIEQGLNWVAEIHRACGAILSERGRLAGVADEGGWWPVVDSNEDALELLVTSIERAGLQPGTQVSIALDIASSEFGSGGRYRLGLDGAELDSDAWSEILIGWIDKYPIASIEDPLAEDDPGALAAFTQAVGHRVLVVGDDFTVTDAARVRRATEAGACNGLLVKPNQAGTLTAAKTAHDTAHDCGWDTIVSARSGESEDVTVAHLAVGWGAEQLKVGSITRSERTAKWNELLRIDEQLGGAPIRLGRLTLG, encoded by the coding sequence ATGACCGGAACACAGATCAGCGGTGTACATGCCCGGCGCGTATGGGACTCGCGGGGGCGGCCGACCGTGGAGGCAGAGCTGCGCCTGGGCGACGGCAGCGTCGGCCGTGCGATCGCTCCGGCCGGCGCATCCCGAGGCAGCGGTGAAGCCACCGATTTGCGCGACGGTGGCCCGGCCTTCGCCGGGTACGACGTGACCGGCGCCGTGAGCGCGGCGCGCGGCCTGGCCCAGCATCTCGTTGGCGTCGATGCCACGGACCAGCAGGCCGTCGACGCCGCCCTGTCCGCCGCCGACAGTTCGGCCGAGTTCGCGGCCATCGGCGGCAACACCGCGGTGGCAATATCCATGGCCGCCGCCCACGCCGCTGCCGCATCGCACGGAATTCCCTTGTGGCGGTATCTGATCGGCGATCGTCAAGCCGCTATGCCGTTGCCGGAGATTCAGGTGATAGGAGGGGGTGCGCACGCCGCGCGCCGTACCGATGTCCAGGATTTCATGGTGGTGCCCGCCGCCGCCGACAGCATCGAGCAGGGGCTCAACTGGGTAGCGGAGATTCATCGTGCTTGCGGAGCAATACTTTCCGAGCGAGGCCGACTTGCCGGAGTTGCCGACGAGGGTGGCTGGTGGCCGGTGGTGGATTCCAATGAGGACGCGCTGGAGTTGCTGGTGACTTCCATCGAGCGCGCCGGGTTGCAGCCGGGAACCCAGGTCAGCATCGCACTGGACATCGCGTCGAGCGAGTTCGGCAGCGGCGGCCGCTACCGCCTTGGGCTCGACGGAGCCGAGCTCGACTCCGACGCGTGGTCGGAGATTCTGATCGGCTGGATCGATAAGTATCCAATCGCGTCCATCGAAGATCCCCTGGCCGAGGACGATCCCGGGGCGCTGGCCGCCTTCACGCAAGCAGTGGGACATCGCGTCCTGGTTGTCGGAGATGACTTCACGGTGACCGACGCCGCGCGGGTGCGGCGAGCAACCGAGGCCGGCGCGTGCAACGGCCTACTGGTGAAGCCGAATCAAGCGGGAACACTCACTGCCGCCAAGACTGCGCACGACACCGCTCACGACTGCGGATGGGACACCATCGTCTCCGCGCGGTCGGGCGAGAGCGAGGATGTCACCGTCGCGCATCTGGCAGTCGGATGGGGCGCCGAGCAACTCAAGGTGGGCTCCATCACCAGATCCGAACGCACTGCCAAGTGGAACGAGCTGCTCCGCATCGACGAACAGCTTGGCGGAGCGCCGATTCGGCTGGGGAGATTGACCCTCGGTTAG
- a CDS encoding class I SAM-dependent methyltransferase gives MTTTQNKNERGANGKLSLAEILELMAAGDLPLRFSAYDGSKAGPENAELGLDLLTPRGTTYLATAPGDLGLARAYVSGDIEMQGVHPGDPYELLKAMAERLDFKRPPARVLANIVRSIGFEHLRPIAPPPQEALPRWRRVVEGVRHSKTRDSEAIHHHYDVSNTFYEWVLGSSMTYTCACYPRADASLEEAQENKYRLVFEKLALKPGDRLLDVGCGWGSMVRHAARRGVRATGVTLSAEQAAWAQKAIADEGLADLAEVRHADYRDITERDFDAVSSIGLTEHIGIANYPSYFRFLQSRLKTGGLLLNHCITRPDNRTSAVAGYFIDRYVFPDGELTGSGRIITEMQNVGLEVLHEENLRHHYALTLKEWCANLVEHWDEAVAEVGEATAKVWGLYMAGSRLGFERNVVQLHQVLATKLDERGGSALPLRPWWQP, from the coding sequence ATGACCACAACTCAGAACAAGAACGAGCGCGGAGCGAACGGCAAGCTGTCGCTGGCGGAAATCTTGGAGCTCATGGCCGCCGGAGATCTGCCGCTGCGTTTCAGTGCGTACGACGGCAGCAAGGCCGGGCCCGAGAACGCGGAACTGGGCCTTGATTTGCTGACACCCCGCGGCACAACGTATCTGGCGACGGCCCCCGGTGATTTGGGACTGGCCCGTGCCTACGTCTCCGGCGATATCGAGATGCAGGGAGTCCACCCGGGCGACCCCTATGAACTGTTGAAGGCCATGGCCGAGCGGCTGGATTTCAAGCGGCCGCCGGCCCGCGTGCTAGCCAACATCGTCCGGTCGATCGGCTTTGAGCACCTGCGACCCATCGCACCGCCCCCACAGGAGGCGTTGCCCCGCTGGCGGCGGGTAGTCGAGGGGGTCCGACACAGTAAGACTCGCGACTCCGAGGCCATCCACCATCACTACGACGTCTCTAACACGTTCTACGAGTGGGTGCTTGGCTCGTCCATGACCTACACATGCGCCTGCTATCCCCGCGCCGATGCCAGCCTCGAGGAGGCGCAGGAGAACAAGTACCGGCTGGTGTTCGAGAAGCTGGCACTCAAGCCTGGTGACCGGCTGCTGGATGTGGGCTGCGGATGGGGCTCAATGGTCCGGCACGCCGCGCGGCGCGGGGTACGAGCCACCGGTGTGACGCTGTCGGCCGAGCAAGCGGCGTGGGCGCAGAAGGCCATCGCCGATGAGGGGCTGGCGGATTTGGCCGAGGTTCGCCACGCCGACTACCGCGATATCACGGAGCGCGACTTCGATGCCGTCTCGTCGATAGGGCTCACCGAACACATCGGTATCGCGAACTACCCCTCGTACTTCCGGTTTCTGCAGTCGCGGTTGAAGACCGGGGGGCTATTGCTCAATCACTGCATCACCCGTCCGGACAATCGAACCTCGGCTGTCGCAGGGTACTTCATCGATCGCTATGTCTTTCCCGATGGGGAACTCACCGGCTCCGGCAGAATTATCACCGAGATGCAGAACGTCGGCCTTGAGGTGCTACACGAGGAGAACCTGCGCCATCACTATGCGTTGACCCTCAAGGAATGGTGCGCCAATCTCGTCGAGCACTGGGATGAGGCGGTCGCCGAGGTGGGCGAGGCCACCGCGAAGGTGTGGGGGCTGTACATGGCCGGTTCGCGACTGGGCTTCGAACGCAACGTAGTTCAGCTACACCAGGTGCTGGCCACCAAACTGGACGAGCGTGGCGGTTCCGCGCTGCCACTGCGCCCGTGGTGGCAGCCCTAG
- a CDS encoding phosphotransferase, whose translation MAPPDWVVALLSRAELTPSEVQPLTGGVSSDVWRVWLSSGDSVVVKRAVERLRVSAHWVVPLERNTFETRYLTVVSKIVPAFVPEVVVADEDLHAFAMVDLGPVPSWREDLAAGRIDPEVGTLLGTRLAAVHSHTAGDGATAGEFASDELFDALRVEPYLRYPAEHMPEHAAVLSQLADDLAGTHIALVHGDVSPKNIIATDSGPVLTDAECAWYGDPAFDSAFCLNHLLLKRIWKPQHRDQLRQTSTAFLSAYLRGVTWEPPDATAARIARLLPALALARLDGRSPVDYLSGAQRDSLRVRAGRALHESDTDPWAVTQQLEGL comes from the coding sequence ATGGCACCACCTGACTGGGTGGTCGCACTTCTCTCCCGCGCCGAACTCACGCCGTCGGAGGTGCAACCACTGACCGGAGGAGTGTCTTCCGACGTATGGCGGGTGTGGTTGAGCTCTGGGGATTCGGTGGTGGTCAAGCGTGCCGTGGAGCGGCTGCGCGTATCAGCGCACTGGGTAGTTCCGCTGGAGCGCAATACCTTTGAGACACGCTACTTGACGGTCGTGTCGAAGATCGTTCCGGCCTTCGTGCCGGAGGTTGTGGTGGCCGATGAAGATCTGCACGCGTTCGCGATGGTCGATCTGGGGCCTGTTCCGTCCTGGCGGGAGGATCTGGCGGCCGGACGCATCGACCCGGAGGTCGGCACGCTACTAGGCACACGCCTGGCCGCCGTTCATTCCCACACTGCCGGCGATGGCGCCACCGCAGGCGAATTCGCATCCGACGAGCTGTTCGACGCGCTGCGGGTCGAGCCGTATCTGCGGTACCCAGCCGAACACATGCCTGAACATGCCGCCGTCTTATCGCAACTTGCCGACGACCTGGCCGGTACACACATCGCGCTGGTGCACGGGGACGTGAGTCCAAAGAACATCATTGCCACGGATAGCGGGCCGGTATTGACCGACGCCGAATGCGCCTGGTACGGCGACCCGGCCTTCGACTCCGCCTTCTGCCTCAATCATTTACTGCTCAAACGCATATGGAAGCCGCAGCACCGCGATCAACTGCGCCAGACAAGTACCGCGTTCCTCTCCGCGTACCTGCGGGGCGTTACCTGGGAGCCGCCGGACGCAACAGCGGCCCGCATCGCGCGGCTCCTGCCCGCGTTGGCGTTGGCCCGCCTCGATGGGCGCTCGCCGGTGGATTACCTGTCTGGTGCGCAACGGGATTCATTGCGCGTTCGCGCGGGAAGAGCCCTGCATGAATCGGACACCGATCCCTGGGCCGTCACACAACAGTTGGAAGGGTTATGA